Genomic DNA from Pelosinus sp. UFO1:
GCCTGGATTATAAAATTGCAAGATATGGACAGGCAGCAGGCGGAATCGTTTTGTGGTAAAAAAGTATATGACTTGGAGTGAACTCTAAGGTTTACATTGGCAATACAAGATAGTTAGGAGGTTCTCAAATTCAGTTGTGCAAAAATAGTTTTGCTCAACCAGATACGAAGATCAGGAAAAAATTAGAATAAAGGAGAAATTAGTATGGAGTATGTAGAATTGAACAATGGTGTCAAAATGCCAATTTTGGGATATGGAGTATTCCAAATTGCAGATCAGGAAGAATGTGAAAGATGTGTATTGGATGCAATAGATGTAGGTTATCGCTTAATCGATACTGCTCAGGCCTATGGCAATGAAGAAGCGGTAGGAAAAGCTATTAAAAAATGTGGTGTTCCAAGAGAGGAATTATTCATTACTACAAAAGTGTGGATTTCCAATGCTGGATATGAAAAGGCAAAGAAATCTATCGAAGAATCATTGGAAAAACTTCAATTGGATTATTTAGATTTATTATTAATCCATCAGCCTTTTAATGATTATTATGGAATTTATTGTGCAATGGAAGAATTATATAAGGAGGGAAAAATCAAAGCAATCGGTGTAAGTAACTTTTATCCAGACAGATTAATCGACCTCATTAAGTTCAATGAAGTTGTTCCAGCAGTAAATCAGGTTGAAACACATGTGTTTAATCAACAAGTAAAGGCTCAAGAAGTAATGAAAAAATATGGTGTTCAGATTCAAGCTTGGGCACCTTTTGCCGAAGGGAAAAATAACTTATTTAGTAACGAAACATTAAAAACAGTTGGAGATAAATATAACAA
This window encodes:
- a CDS encoding aldo/keto reductase codes for the protein MEYVELNNGVKMPILGYGVFQIADQEECERCVLDAIDVGYRLIDTAQAYGNEEAVGKAIKKCGVPREELFITTKVWISNAGYEKAKKSIEESLEKLQLDYLDLLLIHQPFNDYYGIYCAMEELYKEGKIKAIGVSNFYPDRLIDLIKFNEVVPAVNQVETHVFNQQVKAQEVMKKYGVQIQAWAPFAEGKNNLFSNETLKTVGDKYNKSIAQVALRYLIQRGVSVLPKSVSKERMIQNIDVFDFELTKEDMDLISALDKAESLFFSHYDPQTVEYLTGLVR